Proteins encoded by one window of Candidatus Terasakiella magnetica:
- a CDS encoding PAS domain S-box protein: MNVQNDKKNENEQWLLALLESAPDATLIVDLKGIIHFANKQMESVFGYKNEELIGENVDMLVPQAIRAHHPKMRESFNQTSSVREMGADIVLEGERKGGSTFPIEVSLSPIETDKGKFIATAIRDVTKRRQAEQKIIERERWFRSLLESTPDATLIVDHNGEIQLANRQAEVLFGYSKEEFMGANVDMLVPSSMREHHHKKRESFHQKTAVREMGSGLELEGERKDGTTFPIEVSLSPIEAENGHHVCASIRDITERRLAEKQLNDAYNVIKSSINYAARIQRATLPDHTTLEEGFSEHFVLWEPRDTVGGDFYWNKNWGDGFLLALGDCTGHGVPGAFMTLLSTGALEQALIKCPEGDLSYLAHKTHQLLQATLGQDKSAKGESDDGVEIGICYFSQSKQTLSFVGAHFPIYEGYEGEINEIKSTKQAMGYRHVPSNQQYIVHEIPLKKGANYYLTTDGLIDQIGGPKRVSFGRKRFKALLKDTLHLPLQDQKKQISALLKDYQGDEKRRDDVSVIGFSI; encoded by the coding sequence ATGAACGTTCAGAACGATAAAAAGAATGAAAATGAACAATGGCTTCTCGCCCTACTCGAATCTGCGCCTGATGCCACTTTAATCGTTGATCTCAAGGGCATTATTCATTTTGCAAACAAGCAAATGGAAAGCGTTTTTGGCTATAAAAATGAAGAGCTCATCGGTGAGAATGTGGATATGCTGGTCCCTCAAGCCATACGGGCCCACCACCCTAAAATGCGCGAAAGCTTCAACCAAACATCAAGCGTGCGCGAAATGGGGGCCGATATTGTTTTAGAAGGTGAGCGCAAAGGCGGCAGCACATTTCCCATTGAAGTGAGCCTGAGCCCCATTGAAACCGATAAAGGCAAATTTATTGCCACCGCCATTCGCGATGTCACCAAAAGACGCCAAGCTGAACAAAAAATCATTGAACGTGAACGCTGGTTTCGCTCGCTTCTTGAATCCACACCGGATGCCACATTAATCGTTGATCATAATGGGGAAATCCAGCTTGCCAATCGACAGGCCGAGGTTCTTTTTGGTTATTCCAAAGAAGAATTTATGGGCGCAAATGTAGACATGCTGGTGCCCAGCTCCATGCGCGAACATCACCATAAAAAACGCGAAAGCTTTCATCAAAAAACAGCGGTACGTGAAATGGGCAGCGGACTTGAACTTGAAGGGGAAAGAAAAGACGGCACGACCTTCCCCATTGAAGTTAGCCTCAGCCCCATTGAAGCGGAAAACGGCCATCATGTTTGTGCCTCAATTCGCGATATTACGGAACGCAGGCTTGCAGAGAAGCAGCTCAATGATGCCTATAACGTGATTAAAAGCTCGATCAATTATGCCGCACGTATCCAGCGCGCAACACTTCCGGATCACACCACACTTGAAGAAGGTTTTAGCGAGCATTTCGTTTTATGGGAGCCCCGCGACACAGTGGGGGGAGATTTTTACTGGAATAAAAACTGGGGCGATGGCTTTCTTCTCGCGCTTGGTGATTGCACAGGCCACGGCGTGCCCGGTGCGTTTATGACACTCCTTTCAACAGGGGCCTTGGAACAAGCCTTAATCAAATGTCCTGAAGGGGATCTTAGCTATCTTGCCCATAAAACCCATCAGCTTTTACAAGCCACACTTGGCCAAGATAAAAGTGCTAAAGGGGAGTCCGATGACGGGGTAGAAATTGGTATTTGCTATTTTTCTCAATCCAAACAGACACTTTCATTTGTCGGGGCGCATTTCCCCATATATGAGGGCTATGAGGGCGAGATTAACGAGATCAAAAGTACCAAACAGGCCATGGGCTATCGCCATGTTCCCTCAAACCAACAATATATCGTTCATGAAATCCCTTTAAAAAAAGGGGCCAACTATTACCTGACAACGGATGGCTTAATAGATCAAATCGGTGGGCCAAAACGTGTCTCTTTTGGGCGCAAGCGTTTTAAAGCTTTATTGAAAGACACACTCCACCTCCCTCTTCAGGATCAAAAAAAGCAGATCAGCGCGCTACTAAAAGACTATCAAGGTGATGAAAAACGACGCGATGATGTGTCTGTCATCGGTTTTTCCATTTAA
- the ileS gene encoding isoleucine--tRNA ligase, translating into MTVDYKSTVFLPKTDFPMRAGLAKKEPLILDKWEKSGLYEQLRKAGEGREDFVLHDGPPYANGHLHIGHALNKILKDIIVRSQQMMGKNANYVPGWDCHGLPIEWKIEEKYRKKKKDKDQVPVLEFREECRQFAKEWIDIQREEFKRLGVVGNWEDPYLTMTNKAESIIAKELCRFLMNGSLYKGAKPVMWSPVEKTALAEAEVEYFDHESVTIHVRFKVEETKFDAVKDATIVIWTTTPWTIPGNRAVAYGTDIDYGVYEIIDVHDGSLARVGEKICVAEALAGEVMGEAKVADFKLVTQFKGKELEGTICSHPWRGRDYDFDVPCIAGDHVTTEAGTGFVHTAPGHGQEDWEVSMEYGIAVPDTVGPDGCYYEHVPIFAGNHVYKVAPFVLEQLTEVGSLLASGKITHSYPCSWRSKAKLIFRNTPQWFISMETNELREKALKAIDETRFVPEVGRNRIGGMIKDRPDWCVSRQRAWGVPITVFVDKKTDEPLRDQSVVDRIVAAFEEEGADAWYARDPQEFLGSEYKLEDYDQVTDILDVWFDSGVTHAFVMEERDDLSWPASLYLEGSDQHRGWFHSSLLASCGTRGRAPYDAVLTHGFVLDEKGFKMSKSMGNVTSPQDVNNQYGADILRLWVVSADTSDDLRIGPEIIKQQSDVYRRLRNTLRYMLGNLEGFSEAEKLPVEEMPELERWVLHRLFELDQQLRGACNDFVFHKAFAELHNFCAVELSAFYFDIRKDAVYCDGADSIRRRAARTVLDTLFNTLTAWLAPFMVFTCEEAWTCRFGEDAESIHLRSFPEIPANWQDEALAAKWAKVRDLRKVVTGALELKRKEKTIGSSLQAAPEVFATADYVEAMSGIDLAELSITSGASLAEGDVPAEAFTMEDVAGVGVVFKEADGGKCERCWQILPEVSAEGGICKRCEDAIG; encoded by the coding sequence ATGACTGTGGATTATAAATCGACCGTATTCCTTCCTAAAACCGACTTTCCAATGCGTGCTGGCCTTGCCAAAAAAGAGCCGCTGATTCTGGATAAATGGGAGAAATCAGGTCTTTACGAGCAATTGCGCAAAGCCGGCGAAGGCCGTGAGGATTTTGTGCTCCATGATGGCCCTCCATACGCCAATGGTCATTTGCATATTGGTCATGCGCTTAACAAGATTCTTAAAGATATCATTGTTCGCTCTCAGCAGATGATGGGCAAAAATGCCAACTACGTACCGGGTTGGGATTGTCACGGTCTGCCGATTGAGTGGAAAATCGAAGAAAAATACCGCAAGAAGAAGAAAGATAAAGATCAGGTTCCCGTTCTGGAATTTCGTGAGGAATGTCGCCAGTTCGCCAAGGAATGGATCGATATCCAGCGTGAAGAATTTAAGCGTCTCGGCGTGGTGGGCAATTGGGAAGATCCGTATCTGACCATGACCAACAAGGCCGAATCCATCATTGCCAAAGAGCTGTGCCGCTTTTTGATGAATGGCAGCCTTTATAAAGGGGCTAAGCCTGTCATGTGGTCGCCCGTTGAAAAAACGGCGTTGGCTGAGGCTGAGGTTGAATATTTTGACCATGAGTCTGTCACCATCCATGTGCGTTTTAAGGTGGAAGAAACCAAATTTGATGCGGTGAAAGATGCCACCATCGTGATTTGGACCACCACACCATGGACCATTCCGGGCAACCGTGCGGTGGCTTATGGTACTGACATTGATTATGGCGTTTATGAAATCATTGACGTGCATGATGGCTCGCTTGCCCGTGTGGGTGAGAAAATCTGTGTGGCAGAAGCCTTGGCAGGTGAAGTCATGGGCGAAGCCAAAGTGGCTGATTTTAAACTGGTGACACAGTTTAAGGGTAAAGAGCTTGAAGGCACCATTTGTTCACACCCATGGCGCGGTCGTGACTATGACTTTGATGTGCCTTGTATTGCCGGGGATCATGTCACAACAGAAGCTGGTACGGGCTTTGTCCATACCGCACCGGGTCACGGTCAGGAAGACTGGGAAGTCTCCATGGAATATGGCATTGCCGTGCCCGATACAGTCGGCCCAGATGGGTGTTATTATGAACATGTGCCGATCTTTGCAGGCAACCATGTCTATAAAGTTGCCCCGTTTGTGTTAGAACAACTTACCGAAGTGGGCTCTTTGCTTGCCTCTGGTAAAATCACCCATAGCTATCCGTGTTCATGGCGCTCAAAAGCCAAGCTGATTTTCCGCAATACGCCGCAGTGGTTTATCTCGATGGAGACAAATGAGCTGCGCGAAAAAGCGCTTAAAGCCATTGATGAAACACGCTTTGTGCCAGAAGTTGGTCGCAACCGCATTGGCGGGATGATCAAGGACCGCCCAGACTGGTGTGTTTCGCGCCAACGCGCATGGGGTGTGCCGATCACGGTCTTTGTGGATAAGAAAACAGATGAGCCTTTACGTGATCAAAGCGTTGTGGACCGCATTGTTGCTGCTTTTGAAGAAGAAGGCGCAGATGCATGGTATGCACGTGATCCCCAAGAGTTTTTGGGCAGTGAGTATAAGCTTGAGGATTATGATCAAGTCACCGACATTTTAGATGTGTGGTTTGATTCTGGTGTGACCCACGCTTTTGTTATGGAAGAGCGTGATGACCTTTCTTGGCCTGCTTCCCTTTATCTTGAAGGCTCAGACCAACACCGTGGCTGGTTCCATTCAAGCTTGCTTGCCTCATGTGGTACGCGCGGTCGCGCCCCTTATGATGCGGTGCTGACCCATGGGTTCGTATTGGATGAAAAAGGCTTCAAAATGTCCAAATCCATGGGCAATGTGACAAGCCCACAGGATGTGAACAACCAGTATGGCGCAGATATCCTGCGCTTGTGGGTGGTTTCAGCAGATACCTCAGATGATCTGCGCATCGGCCCTGAAATCATCAAACAACAATCAGATGTTTATCGCCGTTTGCGCAACACTTTGCGTTATATGCTAGGTAACCTTGAAGGGTTTAGCGAGGCTGAAAAACTGCCCGTTGAAGAAATGCCGGAACTGGAACGTTGGGTCTTACATCGCCTGTTTGAGCTGGATCAACAGCTGCGCGGTGCCTGTAACGATTTTGTTTTCCACAAAGCTTTTGCCGAGCTGCATAACTTCTGCGCGGTTGAACTTTCTGCCTTTTATTTCGATATTCGCAAAGATGCGGTTTATTGTGATGGGGCTGATAGCATTCGCCGCCGTGCGGCGCGCACGGTTCTTGATACCTTGTTTAATACACTAACCGCGTGGCTCGCACCGTTTATGGTCTTTACATGTGAAGAAGCTTGGACTTGTCGTTTTGGTGAGGATGCTGAGTCTATTCACTTGCGTTCATTCCCGGAAATCCCAGCCAATTGGCAGGATGAGGCACTGGCGGCAAAATGGGCTAAGGTGCGTGATTTGCGCAAAGTCGTAACGGGTGCGCTTGAGCTGAAGCGTAAAGAGAAAACCATCGGGTCGTCTTTACAAGCTGCACCGGAAGTCTTTGCAACAGCAGATTATGTTGAGGCCATGAGCGGTATTGATCTGGCAGAACTTTCCATTACATCAGGCGCAAGTCTGGCTGAAGGCGACGTTCCGGCTGAGGCCTTTACCATGGAAGATGTGGCCGGGGTTGGTGTTGTCTTTAAGGAAGCTGACGGCGGTAAATGCGAGCGTTGCTGGCAAATCCTGCCTGAAGTGAGTGCTGAGGGTGGCATCTGTAAACGTTGTGAAGATGCAATTGGCTAA
- the serA gene encoding phosphoglycerate dehydrogenase, whose protein sequence is MSNLSLAKDKIRILLLEGVHENAVRVFENAGYSNIEFHKKALDEDVLKEKIKDAHIVGIRSRTQLTEEVINSAEKLFSVGCFCIGTNQVSLRTALTKGVPVFNAPYSNTRSVAELVLGEAIMLMRGIPAKSESCHAGGWMKSATGSYEVRGKTLGIIGYGHIGSQLSILAEAVGLKVVYFDVVNKLPLGNATPCESMDQLLQMSDIVSLHVPDTAETRNMIGARELGEMKAGAHFINAARGQVVEIPALADALKDGHIAGAAIDVFPVEPKGADDEFVSELRGIPNVILTPHIGGSTQEAQANIGTEVAEKLVKYSDDGSTFGAVNFMEVSLPVKGAGTRFMHIHENKPGVMAHISEIMVEHGFNILGQFLQTDGEYGYVVVDVDADIEKGQGVRQALRDIPGTIRVRFLR, encoded by the coding sequence TTGAGCAATCTGTCTTTGGCAAAAGATAAAATCCGCATTCTCTTGTTGGAAGGCGTTCATGAAAATGCTGTGCGTGTATTTGAAAACGCAGGATACAGCAACATCGAATTCCACAAGAAAGCCTTAGATGAAGACGTTCTGAAAGAAAAAATCAAGGACGCCCACATTGTTGGCATTCGTTCTCGCACCCAGCTCACTGAAGAAGTGATCAATAGTGCTGAGAAACTTTTCTCTGTTGGTTGTTTCTGTATCGGCACCAATCAGGTAAGCCTGCGCACGGCCCTGACAAAGGGTGTGCCTGTCTTTAACGCCCCTTATTCCAACACACGTTCAGTTGCAGAACTTGTCTTGGGGGAAGCCATCATGTTGATGCGCGGCATTCCGGCAAAATCTGAAAGCTGCCATGCTGGTGGCTGGATGAAGTCTGCGACGGGCTCTTATGAAGTGCGTGGTAAAACCCTTGGTATCATCGGTTATGGTCACATTGGTAGCCAGCTTTCCATTCTCGCAGAAGCCGTTGGCCTGAAAGTGGTTTACTTTGATGTGGTCAATAAATTGCCACTGGGTAACGCCACACCTTGTGAAAGCATGGATCAGCTGTTGCAAATGTCTGACATCGTCAGCCTGCATGTGCCTGATACGGCTGAAACACGCAACATGATCGGTGCGCGCGAACTTGGCGAAATGAAAGCCGGTGCCCATTTCATTAATGCAGCACGTGGTCAGGTTGTTGAAATCCCGGCTCTCGCAGATGCGTTGAAAGATGGTCATATTGCCGGTGCTGCTATTGACGTTTTCCCCGTTGAGCCTAAAGGCGCAGACGATGAATTTGTTTCTGAGCTTCGCGGCATTCCAAACGTGATCCTCACGCCACATATTGGTGGTTCCACACAGGAAGCCCAAGCCAATATCGGAACAGAAGTTGCTGAAAAACTGGTGAAATATTCAGATGATGGCTCCACATTTGGCGCGGTTAACTTCATGGAAGTATCCCTGCCTGTTAAAGGGGCTGGTACACGCTTTATGCATATCCATGAAAATAAACCGGGTGTGATGGCGCATATTTCTGAAATTATGGTGGAACACGGTTTCAACATTCTTGGTCAATTCCTGCAAACCGATGGTGAATACGGTTATGTGGTTGTTGATGTGGATGCCGATATCGAAAAAGGCCAAGGCGTTCGCCAAGCCTTACGCGATATTCCCGGTACCATCCGCGTGCGTTTCTTGCGTTAA
- the folE gene encoding GTP cyclohydrolase I FolE, producing MSTKPKLDLVGAKPSREEAEEAVRTLIRWTGDDHTREGLLGTPDRVVRSYEEFFAGYNQDPEEILKRTFEETDGYDEMVLLRDIRFESHCEHHMVPILGKAHIGYMPKNRVVGISKLARIIEVYAKRLQIQEKMTAQVANVIQDVLEPHGVAVVIEAQHQCMTTRGVYKPGVTMVTSRMLGAFRNNMATRKEFLAMIGNPASGQSVSPY from the coding sequence GTGAGCACGAAGCCAAAATTAGACCTCGTTGGGGCAAAGCCCAGCCGTGAAGAAGCCGAAGAAGCCGTCCGCACCTTGATCAGATGGACAGGCGATGACCATACCCGTGAAGGCTTGCTTGGCACGCCGGACCGCGTCGTGCGCTCTTATGAAGAATTTTTCGCAGGCTATAATCAGGACCCGGAAGAAATCCTTAAACGGACCTTTGAAGAGACTGATGGTTATGACGAGATGGTTTTGCTGCGCGATATCCGCTTTGAATCCCATTGTGAACATCACATGGTCCCCATCCTTGGCAAGGCCCATATCGGCTATATGCCAAAAAACCGTGTCGTGGGTATTTCCAAGCTAGCACGCATTATTGAGGTTTATGCCAAACGCTTGCAAATTCAGGAAAAGATGACCGCCCAAGTGGCTAATGTCATCCAGGATGTGCTTGAACCCCACGGTGTGGCTGTAGTGATTGAGGCCCAACATCAATGTATGACCACGCGCGGTGTGTATAAGCCCGGCGTCACCATGGTGACGTCCCGCATGTTAGGGGCTTTTAGAAACAACATGGCAACGCGCAAAGAGTTTCTCGCCATGATCGGCAACCCTGCCAGCGGGCAATCGGTTAGCCCATACTAA
- a CDS encoding DUF3035 domain-containing protein: MSVRTYKKFLGLAIAAVALSACSGTKEMLGLEKTAPDEFAVYTRAPLSLPPDYALKPPTPGVERPNTENQQEKARRALTGRRAAAAKVDALGSYSNMSPGLKSLLEQTGAVHADPSIRQTIDRETSAFISESETFAKDLMFWKNKEPFGSKIDAAQEAQRIREAQALGQAVDGQSAVVIERKEGAILEGALDFLK, translated from the coding sequence ATGTCTGTGCGTACCTATAAGAAATTTCTCGGTTTGGCGATTGCTGCTGTTGCGCTAAGCGCCTGTAGTGGCACCAAAGAAATGTTGGGTCTGGAAAAAACAGCTCCTGATGAATTTGCTGTTTATACACGCGCACCCTTAAGCTTGCCGCCAGATTATGCCCTTAAGCCACCAACACCGGGTGTAGAGCGCCCCAATACGGAAAACCAGCAAGAAAAAGCGCGCCGTGCCTTAACCGGGCGTCGCGCTGCTGCGGCAAAAGTTGATGCGTTGGGAAGCTATTCCAATATGTCACCGGGCTTGAAGTCTTTGTTGGAACAAACCGGTGCGGTCCATGCAGACCCATCTATTCGCCAAACCATTGATCGCGAAACAAGTGCCTTTATTTCAGAATCGGAAACTTTTGCAAAAGATTTGATGTTCTGGAAAAACAAAGAACCGTTTGGTTCCAAGATCGATGCGGCACAAGAAGCCCAACGCATTCGTGAAGCCCAAGCCTTGGGTCAGGCCGTTGATGGTCAAAGTGCGGTTGTGATTGAGCGCAAAGAAGGTGCGATCTTAGAAGGCGCGCTGGACTTCTTGAAATAA
- the lspA gene encoding signal peptidase II, whose amino-acid sequence MNQTFQKKPYLAGLLTAVIIFLLDQWSKIEIVYDVMMPPKIIEVTSFFNIVMAWNRGVSFGMFGWDSQIKIYVLAAMAFVAAVGLTIWMIREGRLIFAIPCGAIIGGAIGNGIDRLHWGAVADFLDFHIAGYHWPAFNVADIGITCGATFLILDSLFSKQDSSKTEDSD is encoded by the coding sequence ATGAACCAGACTTTTCAAAAAAAGCCCTATCTGGCGGGTTTGCTCACAGCTGTGATTATTTTTCTGTTGGATCAATGGTCCAAGATTGAAATCGTCTATGATGTGATGATGCCGCCCAAGATTATTGAGGTGACGTCCTTTTTCAATATCGTCATGGCGTGGAACCGTGGCGTGTCTTTTGGGATGTTTGGCTGGGATTCGCAGATTAAGATCTATGTCTTGGCAGCAATGGCCTTTGTGGCGGCTGTTGGGCTTACAATTTGGATGATCCGTGAAGGGCGACTTATCTTTGCCATTCCGTGTGGTGCCATCATTGGCGGGGCCATTGGTAATGGTATTGATCGCCTGCATTGGGGCGCGGTTGCGGACTTTTTGGACTTCCATATTGCGGGCTATCACTGGCCTGCCTTTAACGTGGCAGACATCGGAATTACCTGCGGGGCAACCTTTTTGATCTTAGATAGCTTGTTTAGTAAGCAAGATTCCTCTAAAACTGAAGATAGTGACTAA
- a CDS encoding bifunctional riboflavin kinase/FAD synthetase — MRIFRHFEDLPPEVKGGAVAIGNFDGVHMGHREVIGEAGWIAKAHRIPWVVLTFEPHPRMIFMPKQDPFRITPFRIKARHVEEMDVDHLVCLQFDMDFAKVSAEDFIQKVLVDGLAAKHVVCGYDFYFGAKRQGNPDMLLHKGREHGFGFTCVNPVTDNGGEAYSSTRVREYLVEGEPHQASGVLGRPFEIEGRVVEGDQRGRSIGFPTCNIELHEYLKPALGVYAIRAGVDHGTHTVWHDGVANIGKRPTFDKRDILLEAHLFDFEGDLYGKHLRVALVDFIRPEQKFDGLDEIKEQIAKDCIQAKDILKSTKPF; from the coding sequence ATGCGCATTTTCAGACATTTTGAGGACTTGCCGCCCGAGGTCAAAGGGGGCGCAGTCGCGATTGGAAACTTTGACGGCGTGCACATGGGGCACAGGGAAGTGATTGGCGAGGCCGGATGGATTGCCAAAGCACACCGTATTCCCTGGGTTGTGCTGACGTTTGAGCCTCATCCGCGTATGATTTTCATGCCCAAACAGGACCCGTTTCGCATTACGCCGTTTCGCATTAAAGCGCGCCATGTGGAAGAAATGGATGTTGACCATCTGGTCTGCCTGCAATTTGATATGGATTTCGCCAAAGTTTCTGCTGAAGATTTTATCCAGAAAGTACTGGTCGATGGCTTAGCCGCTAAACATGTGGTCTGTGGCTATGACTTTTATTTTGGGGCCAAGCGTCAAGGCAACCCTGACATGTTGCTTCATAAGGGGCGCGAGCATGGCTTTGGTTTTACCTGTGTTAATCCGGTGACCGATAACGGCGGAGAGGCTTATTCTTCAACGCGCGTGCGTGAATATCTGGTTGAGGGTGAACCACATCAAGCCAGTGGTGTGCTGGGTCGCCCCTTTGAGATTGAAGGCCGTGTGGTTGAAGGGGATCAACGCGGGCGCTCCATTGGGTTTCCCACCTGTAATATTGAACTGCATGAATATTTAAAACCGGCCCTTGGGGTTTATGCCATTCGCGCAGGTGTGGACCATGGCACCCATACGGTCTGGCATGACGGGGTCGCCAATATTGGCAAACGCCCGACCTTTGATAAGCGTGATATTTTGCTGGAAGCCCACCTGTTTGACTTTGAGGGTGACCTTTATGGCAAACATTTGCGGGTGGCCTTGGTGGATTTCATCCGCCCTGAGCAGAAATTTGATGGTCTGGATGAAATTAAAGAGCAGATTGCAAAAGATTGCATCCAAGCCAAAGACATACTAAAGAGTACCAAACCTTTTTAA
- a CDS encoding PAS domain S-box protein produces MAKQVHTVSIASLGKWFAAVSILLGSVLVISSLLMRQDSLLVDKTWATFKATQSEKARALNSLYEELGYGGMIHNFKNYILRHDEKHLRKAEERIGAAKSALRHLRIFMDQSEEIKALNYVEETVNQYSASLKTAQEMIIDKRPILAIDRAVKVNDGSAYYGFGILDRAVSQEGLDEMALGKPILLQKLLRAFGYGGMIHHFKNYILRAEATLYPKLQDSVNQARNLINDYRKLTINKAETEALRHIEHVLLSYEGNAPHVKVMTMNQATPQTIDRQVKINDEPALAGFQTLTRAIIDENHTASQNVEAAVERIHDLARYMIWGGLLLFPAMIILSNWVLRSKVITPISNITGVMRKLSNDQLDTPLHLDENPNTELGMMGRTVRLFKEHALERKKAEKRVAERERWFRALLESAPDATIIVNDKGIMELANKQAENHFGYSKQELLGENVDMLVPQAVRANHHKQRESFNNKSGFREMGTNLVLSGERKDGSSFPIEVSLSPIMTEEGRFIAAAIRDITEKKKAEKRLKDAYDVITSSINYAARIQRATLPDNVAMQDHLNDHFIIWEPRDTVGGDFYWSKEWGSGLLLMLGDCTGHGVPGAFMTLLSTGALEQALINTPCGNLTLLIQDMHKLLQSTLGQNLDHVGDSDDGLEMGACFISPQDQTLYYVGAHFTLYRLQNGELIEFKGTREAMGYRSIPYDQHYTLHELALEKDCEYYLCTDGLIDQIGETSGRSFGRKRLKTILSEINGRPMNEQKEIIEKRFAQFQGNQKRRDDVSLLGFKI; encoded by the coding sequence ATGGCAAAACAGGTTCATACGGTCAGTATTGCATCTTTAGGGAAATGGTTTGCAGCTGTTTCCATCTTATTGGGCAGCGTGCTTGTCATTTCTTCGCTTCTCATGCGTCAAGATAGCCTGTTGGTAGATAAAACATGGGCAACCTTTAAAGCCACCCAATCAGAAAAAGCCCGCGCGCTAAACAGCCTTTATGAAGAACTTGGTTATGGCGGCATGATCCATAACTTCAAAAACTACATCCTGCGCCACGATGAAAAACACCTAAGAAAAGCCGAAGAACGCATCGGGGCTGCAAAATCAGCCCTGCGCCACTTGCGTATTTTCATGGATCAGAGCGAAGAAATAAAAGCGCTGAATTACGTTGAAGAAACCGTCAATCAATATAGTGCGTCCCTAAAAACCGCCCAAGAAATGATCATAGATAAACGCCCGATCTTAGCTATTGATCGCGCTGTTAAAGTCAATGATGGATCAGCATATTATGGCTTTGGTATTTTAGACAGAGCCGTCTCTCAAGAAGGGCTGGATGAGATGGCTTTAGGCAAGCCTATACTTTTGCAAAAGCTTCTTCGTGCTTTTGGCTATGGCGGCATGATCCATCATTTTAAAAATTATATCCTGCGCGCAGAAGCCACCCTTTATCCAAAACTCCAAGACTCTGTTAATCAAGCCCGCAACTTAATTAACGACTATCGCAAACTCACGATCAACAAGGCCGAAACTGAAGCCCTTCGCCATATCGAACATGTGCTTCTGTCTTATGAGGGTAATGCCCCTCATGTTAAAGTCATGACCATGAACCAGGCGACACCTCAAACTATTGATCGCCAAGTGAAGATTAATGACGAGCCTGCCCTAGCGGGTTTTCAAACCCTCACACGCGCGATCATTGATGAAAACCATACTGCCAGCCAAAATGTTGAAGCCGCCGTTGAGCGTATTCACGATCTTGCACGTTACATGATCTGGGGCGGGCTTCTTCTTTTTCCTGCCATGATTATTTTAAGCAACTGGGTTTTACGCTCAAAAGTCATTACCCCGATCAGCAATATAACTGGGGTCATGCGCAAACTCTCAAACGACCAACTCGACACCCCGCTTCATCTGGATGAAAACCCCAATACAGAATTGGGCATGATGGGGCGCACGGTACGGCTTTTTAAAGAACATGCCCTTGAGCGCAAAAAGGCAGAAAAACGCGTTGCAGAAAGAGAGAGATGGTTTCGCGCACTCTTGGAATCAGCCCCTGACGCCACCATCATCGTTAATGATAAAGGCATTATGGAGCTAGCAAACAAACAGGCGGAAAACCACTTTGGATATAGCAAGCAAGAACTGTTAGGTGAAAATGTGGACATGCTGGTGCCACAGGCCGTGCGTGCAAACCATCACAAACAGCGTGAAAGTTTTAATAATAAATCCGGCTTTCGTGAAATGGGTACGAATTTAGTCTTAAGTGGAGAAAGAAAAGACGGCTCAAGTTTCCCCATTGAGGTCAGCCTCAGCCCCATCATGACAGAAGAGGGCCGTTTTATTGCCGCCGCGATTCGCGATATTACCGAGAAGAAAAAGGCTGAAAAGCGTCTTAAAGATGCCTATGACGTGATCACCAGCTCAATTAATTATGCTGCGCGCATTCAACGCGCCACCTTGCCCGATAATGTCGCCATGCAAGACCATCTCAACGATCATTTCATCATCTGGGAACCCAGAGATACGGTTGGCGGTGATTTCTACTGGAGCAAGGAATGGGGCAGCGGTTTGTTGCTTATGCTGGGCGATTGTACAGGGCACGGCGTTCCCGGTGCCTTTATGACCCTGCTTTCAACAGGGGCCTTGGAACAAGCCCTGATCAATACCCCTTGTGGCAACCTCACCCTCTTGATCCAAGATATGCATAAATTGCTGCAATCCACCTTGGGGCAGAATTTGGACCATGTAGGGGATTCTGATGATGGGCTTGAAATGGGGGCCTGCTTTATTTCCCCACAAGACCAAACGCTTTATTACGTAGGCGCGCATTTCACGCTTTATCGCTTGCAAAACGGTGAATTGATCGAATTTAAAGGCACACGTGAAGCCATGGGCTATCGCAGCATTCCTTATGATCAACATTATACCCTGCATGAACTTGCCTTGGAAAAAGACTGCGAATATTACCTGTGCACCGATGGGTTAATTGACCAGATTGGCGAAACCTCAGGGCGTTCCTTTGGGCGCAAACGTTTAAAAACGATTTTAAGTGAGATCAATGGTCGCCCAATGAATGAGCAAAAAGAGATCATTGAGAAACGCTTTGCACAATTTCAGGGTAACCAGAAACGTCGCGATGACGTTTCCCTGCTCGGTTTTAAAATTTAA